A single Primulina eburnea isolate SZY01 chromosome 11, ASM2296580v1, whole genome shotgun sequence DNA region contains:
- the LOC140804907 gene encoding low temperature-induced protein lt101.2-like — protein MGSATFVEVLLAILLPPLGVFLRFGCGIEFWICLLLTILGYIPGILYALYVLVA, from the exons ATGGGTTCTGCAACATTCGTCGAAGTTCTTTTGGCCATACTGCTGCCACCCCTCGGAGTTTTCCTGAGATTTGGCTGTGGA ATCGAATTTTGGATATGTTTGTTGCTGACAATCTTGGGATACATACCTGGGATCTTATACGCCCTTTACGTGTTGGTTGCGTAG